Proteins from one Natrinema salinisoli genomic window:
- a CDS encoding TetR/AcrR family transcriptional regulator, which translates to MTDDTIDDLMDATYRALCKHGYAELTMQDIAEESSKTKGTLHYHFEGKQDLLESFLEYLLDRFEDRTETVPGETPDERLRAFFDELLTPSDPDSAEEFRTAILEIKAQSPYNEAYREQLREFDRALRDRIAGLVADGLEVGEFRADVDPDETADFLVTVFNGAEARAAAVDRSPERTKRHVHEYIDEFLRADGSSGVSTVVEEDTEADE; encoded by the coding sequence ATGACGGACGATACGATCGATGACCTGATGGATGCGACGTACCGCGCGCTCTGCAAACACGGCTACGCGGAGCTGACGATGCAGGACATCGCCGAGGAGTCGAGCAAGACCAAAGGGACGCTACACTATCACTTCGAGGGGAAACAGGACCTCCTCGAGTCGTTCCTGGAGTACCTGCTGGACAGGTTCGAGGACCGAACCGAAACCGTGCCCGGCGAGACGCCTGACGAACGGCTCCGCGCGTTCTTCGACGAACTCCTGACGCCCTCGGACCCCGACTCCGCCGAGGAGTTCCGGACGGCGATCCTCGAGATCAAGGCTCAGTCGCCGTACAACGAGGCCTACCGGGAGCAGCTGCGCGAGTTCGACCGCGCGTTGCGGGATCGGATCGCCGGTCTCGTCGCGGACGGGCTCGAGGTGGGGGAGTTCCGCGCAGACGTCGATCCGGACGAAACTGCGGACTTCCTCGTCACCGTCTTCAACGGCGCTGAGGCGCGGGCGGCCGCGGTCGATCGATCGCCGGAGCGTACCAAGCGACACGTCCACGAGTACATCGACGAATTCCTTCGGGCAGACGGCTCGAGCGGTGTGAGCACCGTGGTGGAGGAAGACACGGAGGCCGACGAATGA
- a CDS encoding DUF1918 domain-containing protein, translating into MSFEEDDRVVLHDEHSEYDGETGTVTQTMESMFGDVTYTISFDDGQEAGVPEDDLEAADDADDTDDE; encoded by the coding sequence ATGAGCTTCGAGGAAGACGACCGCGTCGTCCTGCACGACGAGCACAGCGAGTACGACGGCGAGACCGGCACCGTGACCCAGACCATGGAATCGATGTTCGGCGACGTCACCTACACCATCAGCTTCGACGACGGCCAGGAGGCCGGCGTCCCCGAGGACGACCTCGAGGCGGCCGACGACGCTGACGACACCGACGACGAATAA
- the guaB gene encoding IMP dehydrogenase, producing the protein MANDVPEHEPYSSKLQVPEALTFDDVLLRPKESRVEPDDADLTSRVSKNVEVSVPILSAAMDTVTESGMAIAMARHGGLGVLHRNMNIDEMVEEIGRVKSADELIIPLDSVVTADPEMSVREVDERMARQGVGGAPVVNTNGEVLGIISSTDIRPHLEVNEDDPVTEAMTDEVITAPEDIDARDAFELMYEHKIERVPVVDDENLLVGLVTMQGILQRREYQEAVRDEDGRLRCGVAVSPFEQDRAEAADEAGADVLFIDTAHAHNLNVIDGAREIKESVDADVVVGNIGTREAAEDLVDFADGLKVGIGPGSICTTRIVSGSGMPQITAVAQVADVAAAHDVPVIADGGIRYSGDAIKAIAAGADAVMLGSYFAGTDEAPGRVVTMNGKKYKQYRGMGSVGAMKSGDSDRYLKDEPEEEDEYVPEGVEAATPYKGTLKSELHQLAGGMQSGMGYVGAETIPAFKDRSEFVRVSSAGQAESHAHDVVITDEAPNYSPDSE; encoded by the coding sequence ATGGCGAACGACGTTCCCGAGCACGAGCCCTATTCTTCGAAACTCCAGGTACCGGAAGCGCTAACGTTCGACGACGTCCTTCTCCGCCCGAAGGAGAGCCGTGTCGAACCCGACGACGCCGACCTCACGTCCCGCGTCTCGAAAAACGTCGAGGTCTCCGTCCCGATTCTCTCGGCGGCGATGGACACCGTCACCGAGAGCGGCATGGCCATCGCGATGGCACGTCACGGCGGCCTCGGTGTCCTCCACCGCAACATGAACATCGACGAGATGGTCGAGGAGATCGGCCGCGTCAAGAGCGCCGACGAACTCATCATTCCCCTCGACTCGGTCGTCACCGCCGACCCCGAGATGTCCGTCCGAGAGGTCGACGAACGGATGGCTCGACAAGGCGTCGGCGGCGCACCCGTCGTCAACACTAACGGGGAAGTCCTGGGGATCATCTCGAGTACGGACATCCGGCCCCACCTCGAGGTCAACGAGGACGACCCGGTCACCGAAGCGATGACCGACGAGGTCATCACTGCTCCCGAGGACATCGACGCCCGCGACGCGTTCGAGTTGATGTACGAACACAAGATCGAGCGGGTCCCGGTCGTCGACGACGAGAACCTCCTCGTGGGCCTCGTGACGATGCAGGGAATCCTCCAGCGCCGCGAGTATCAGGAGGCAGTCCGCGACGAGGACGGACGCCTCCGCTGTGGCGTCGCGGTCAGCCCGTTCGAGCAGGACCGCGCGGAGGCCGCAGACGAGGCGGGCGCGGACGTGCTCTTCATCGATACCGCGCACGCGCACAATCTGAACGTTATCGACGGCGCACGTGAGATCAAGGAGTCCGTGGACGCGGACGTCGTCGTGGGCAACATCGGCACGCGAGAGGCGGCCGAGGACCTCGTCGACTTCGCGGACGGCCTGAAGGTCGGAATCGGCCCGGGTTCGATCTGTACCACCCGCATCGTCTCCGGGTCGGGCATGCCACAGATCACGGCCGTCGCGCAGGTCGCCGACGTGGCCGCAGCGCACGACGTGCCGGTGATCGCCGACGGCGGCATTCGGTACTCCGGTGACGCGATCAAGGCGATCGCTGCTGGCGCCGACGCGGTCATGCTCGGCTCGTACTTCGCCGGCACCGACGAGGCACCCGGTCGCGTCGTCACCATGAACGGCAAGAAGTACAAGCAGTACCGCGGGATGGGGTCGGTCGGGGCGATGAAGTCCGGCGACAGCGACCGATACCTCAAGGACGAACCCGAGGAAGAAGACGAGTACGTCCCCGAAGGTGTTGAGGCCGCAACGCCCTACAAGGGTACGCTCAAGTCCGAACTTCATCAACTCGCAGGTGGGATGCAGTCGGGCATGGGCTACGTCGGCGCGGAAACTATCCCCGCGTTCAAGGACCGCTCGGAGTTCGTCCGCGTTTCCTCGGCCGGCCAGGCCGAGAGTCACGCCCACGACGTCGTCATCACCGACGAAGCGCCGAACTACTCGCCCGACAGCGAGTAA
- a CDS encoding RNA-binding protein — MPQIPLHYVDLRTFCYATEDEKRVEEALRTFLPDGDDEPFELERTESEGHYGDRILVLSARVENADDVRHVLSRLADLESFDDLIDELDERVTENTELFLRLDKQAAFGGDVRLGDGITFRGKVEAYPAKKEQAVENAEEVLERLREQE; from the coding sequence ATGCCACAGATACCGCTTCACTACGTCGATTTACGGACGTTCTGCTACGCCACCGAGGACGAAAAACGCGTCGAGGAGGCGCTCCGAACCTTCCTCCCCGACGGCGACGACGAGCCGTTCGAGCTCGAGCGCACCGAGAGCGAAGGCCACTACGGCGACCGGATCCTCGTCCTCTCGGCGCGCGTCGAGAACGCCGACGACGTCCGGCACGTCCTCTCGCGGCTGGCCGATCTCGAGTCCTTCGACGACCTGATCGACGAACTCGACGAGCGGGTCACCGAGAACACCGAACTCTTCCTGCGACTCGACAAACAGGCGGCCTTCGGAGGCGACGTCCGACTCGGCGACGGCATCACCTTCCGCGGGAAAGTCGAGGCGTATCCGGCGAAGAAAGAACAGGCCGTCGAGAACGCCGAAGAAGTCCTCGAGCGACTGCGCGAGCAGGAGTAA
- a CDS encoding MATE family efflux transporter gives MTLLDRLVGWLRARLDRVTGLFKSRDEFDLTSGGIAKPLFYLSLPIVVTNLLQTAYNLIDTFWLGQYSTEALAAISFAFPMVFLLISVGLGLSVAGSVLVAQHIGAEEEAKAEYAASQTVALSLLAAMILGLVGFVFVEDLLGLLGASPDVLPLATEYMQVISLGMPFMFGFFVFIALMRGYGDTITPMLVMFGSVLLNVVLDPFLIFGWWVFPELGIEGAAIATVISRSLALAVGLVIMFRGTRGVRIRLEQMRPDLSFANKLVSIGFPASIEGMGRALSINLLLVIVAFFPDTVVAAYGIGTRVFSVIFLPAIAVARGVETMTGQNVGAGKPERAEATADFAARTMFVVLGALGVVAWLGARPITAIFTNDPQVIEAGVSFLKYVAPSFGFIGVMRAYNGSFRGTGKTLTAAAIVLVIYGLVRLPMAYVLAEAIDYRGIWIAFAVSNAVGAGLAYGWYRRGTWRDVDLTDDGAPKLSDDLEVSEAGTDD, from the coding sequence ATGACGCTGCTGGATCGGCTCGTCGGCTGGCTCCGCGCTCGGCTCGACCGAGTCACCGGGCTGTTCAAGAGCCGCGACGAGTTCGATCTCACCTCGGGCGGCATCGCGAAACCGCTGTTCTACCTCTCCCTCCCGATCGTGGTGACGAACCTGTTGCAGACGGCCTACAACCTCATCGATACGTTCTGGCTGGGGCAGTACAGCACCGAGGCGCTCGCGGCGATCAGCTTCGCGTTCCCGATGGTCTTCCTGCTCATCTCGGTCGGGCTGGGGCTGTCGGTCGCCGGCAGCGTTCTCGTCGCCCAGCACATCGGCGCGGAGGAAGAGGCCAAAGCGGAGTACGCGGCCTCCCAGACCGTCGCCCTGTCGCTGCTCGCGGCGATGATCCTCGGACTCGTCGGTTTCGTGTTCGTGGAGGACCTGCTCGGACTGCTCGGTGCGTCGCCGGACGTGTTGCCGCTGGCGACCGAGTACATGCAGGTCATCTCGCTCGGTATGCCCTTCATGTTCGGTTTCTTCGTCTTCATCGCGCTGATGCGGGGCTACGGCGACACGATCACGCCGATGCTCGTGATGTTCGGCTCGGTCCTGCTCAACGTCGTCCTCGACCCGTTCCTGATCTTCGGCTGGTGGGTGTTCCCCGAACTCGGGATCGAGGGAGCGGCGATCGCGACGGTCATCTCGCGCAGTCTCGCGCTCGCCGTCGGACTGGTGATCATGTTCCGCGGGACTCGAGGCGTCCGCATTCGACTCGAACAGATGAGACCGGACCTCTCCTTCGCGAACAAGCTCGTTTCGATCGGGTTTCCGGCGTCGATCGAGGGGATGGGGCGAGCGCTGTCGATCAACCTCCTGCTCGTGATCGTCGCCTTCTTCCCGGACACGGTCGTCGCCGCCTACGGGATCGGCACGCGCGTGTTCTCAGTCATCTTCCTCCCGGCGATCGCGGTCGCTCGGGGCGTCGAGACGATGACCGGCCAGAACGTCGGCGCGGGCAAACCCGAGCGAGCGGAAGCGACTGCTGACTTCGCTGCCAGAACGATGTTCGTCGTCCTCGGCGCGCTGGGCGTCGTGGCGTGGCTCGGTGCGCGACCCATTACGGCCATCTTTACGAACGATCCACAGGTCATCGAGGCCGGGGTCTCGTTCCTCAAGTACGTCGCCCCCTCCTTCGGCTTCATCGGCGTAATGCGGGCCTACAACGGGAGCTTCCGCGGTACCGGAAAGACGCTCACCGCGGCGGCGATCGTCCTCGTGATCTACGGCCTCGTTCGCCTCCCGATGGCGTACGTCCTCGCAGAGGCCATCGACTACCGCGGGATCTGGATCGCATTCGCCGTCTCGAACGCCGTCGGTGCCGGGCTCGCGTACGGCTGGTATCGACGCGGGACGTGGCGCGACGTCGACCTCACCGACGACGGGGCACCGAAGTTGAGCGACGATCTCGAGGTCAGTGAGGCCGGAACCGACGACTGA
- a CDS encoding cupin domain-containing protein has protein sequence MEKVAIDDVDIEINPMEVHSVRRPISDALGFTDFAMNYFELEPEESFSGGMHTHHDQEEVFYIQEGTATFDTEDGEVVVDEGEVIRFEPGDFQTGYNDSDERVIGFAFGAPKSKHDWDQLESMVYCQECEEEIGHDLALTDEGAFRLTCTGCENAFTLG, from the coding sequence ATGGAGAAAGTTGCGATCGACGACGTCGACATCGAAATCAACCCGATGGAGGTCCATTCGGTTCGGCGGCCGATCTCGGACGCGCTCGGCTTCACGGACTTCGCGATGAACTACTTCGAACTCGAGCCCGAGGAGTCCTTTTCGGGCGGGATGCACACGCACCACGATCAGGAGGAGGTCTTCTATATCCAGGAGGGGACCGCGACGTTCGACACGGAGGACGGCGAGGTCGTCGTCGACGAGGGCGAAGTAATCCGGTTCGAGCCCGGCGATTTCCAGACCGGCTACAACGATAGCGACGAGCGAGTTATCGGATTCGCCTTCGGCGCGCCCAAATCCAAACACGACTGGGACCAGCTCGAGTCGATGGTCTACTGCCAGGAGTGCGAGGAAGAGATCGGACACGACCTCGCGCTCACCGACGAGGGTGCGTTCCGGCTGACCTGTACCGGATGCGAAAACGCGTTCACGCTCGGGTAA
- a CDS encoding cation:proton antiporter, with protein MVEAVDIDILSLLLVLSVAWVFGALAERLGYPTMMGELFAGIAFGPALIGLLRPSELLSVLSELGVFLLMVYVGMEVDLRELFELGPQSLLIAFGAFVIPFGMGYAAGVWLAISTGAALFLGLAMAATSLATKSRILADLELLDTRIANVLLGGALASDVGVLIAFAGVDSYVTVGTFDPSEIGTILLQAVGFFAVTLVLGYRFLPVAWRYIERQRERYGFVDRTTAFTFALLVSLLFAYLATLAELHMIVGGFMAGMFLRQADVEPDLYEHMHTVMYDLAMGFFAPVFFVTVGFQITFDVFFDTPGILAVLVVIAFLGKIIGSWLFSLPTSLTSLEGLVVGFGMNGRGTVEIIIARVALEADVIDQSMFSILVFIAVFTTALVPVTVTWGVRLLESADELVYVDSGVPTED; from the coding sequence ATGGTCGAAGCCGTCGACATCGACATCCTGAGCCTCCTGCTCGTCCTGTCGGTCGCGTGGGTGTTCGGCGCCCTCGCGGAGCGCCTGGGCTACCCGACGATGATGGGGGAGCTGTTCGCCGGCATTGCGTTCGGACCGGCGCTGATCGGACTCCTACGACCGTCGGAACTGCTCTCCGTGCTGTCCGAACTCGGCGTGTTCCTCCTGATGGTCTACGTCGGGATGGAGGTGGACCTCCGTGAGCTGTTCGAGCTGGGCCCGCAGTCGCTATTGATCGCCTTCGGGGCCTTCGTCATTCCCTTTGGCATGGGCTACGCGGCCGGCGTCTGGCTCGCGATTTCGACGGGGGCGGCGCTCTTTCTCGGTCTCGCGATGGCCGCGACGTCGCTGGCCACGAAGTCCCGGATCCTCGCGGACCTCGAGTTGCTCGACACCCGGATCGCGAACGTGTTACTCGGCGGCGCGCTCGCGTCGGACGTCGGCGTACTCATCGCGTTCGCGGGCGTCGACAGCTACGTGACGGTGGGGACGTTCGATCCGAGCGAGATCGGGACGATCCTCCTGCAGGCGGTCGGCTTCTTCGCGGTCACGCTCGTGCTCGGGTATCGCTTTCTGCCGGTCGCCTGGCGGTACATCGAGCGCCAGCGCGAGCGGTACGGGTTCGTCGACCGAACGACGGCGTTCACGTTCGCCCTGCTCGTCTCCCTGCTGTTCGCCTACCTCGCGACCCTCGCGGAACTGCACATGATCGTCGGCGGCTTCATGGCGGGCATGTTCCTCCGGCAGGCCGACGTCGAACCCGATCTCTACGAGCACATGCACACGGTGATGTACGATCTCGCGATGGGGTTCTTCGCGCCCGTCTTCTTCGTTACCGTCGGGTTCCAGATTACCTTCGACGTGTTCTTCGACACGCCGGGGATCCTCGCCGTGCTCGTCGTCATCGCGTTCCTCGGCAAGATCATCGGCTCGTGGCTGTTCTCGCTGCCGACGTCGCTCACCTCCCTCGAGGGTTTGGTTGTCGGTTTCGGCATGAACGGCCGCGGGACCGTCGAGATCATCATCGCCAGAGTCGCGCTCGAGGCCGACGTCATCGACCAGTCGATGTTCTCGATCCTCGTCTTCATCGCCGTCTTCACGACCGCGCTCGTTCCCGTGACCGTCACCTGGGGTGTCCGGCTGCTCGAGAGCGCGGACGAACTCGTCTACGTCGATTCCGGGGTGCCGACGGAGGACTGA
- a CDS encoding YcaO-like family protein: MQVSVVGDDPVREAVVTALDDVDVGVRDAAPADLTDARFAVVSDVAGSATFERANEAARDGGTPWIAVEIGGIGGQPLPDVDASVSGFAAETGCFDCLRARVASNLEERADAPQADRSAARFAGAIAGRECVRVLSGEQGSIMGQVLEVPHARRGFLPVPGCECASGDHDRGLARDAEALDLDAAVAAAERAIDERVGPITSIGEIESFPAPYYLSTVADTTAYSDASAPRQAAGVADDWNAALMKAVGEGLERYCAGVYREDDFVHASEADLENAVSPTELVRPDDAPAYEPDEEHRWVAGENLATGEVAQLPAAAVQFPQPGESLVPAITTGLGLGSSTVDALISGLTEVIERDATMLAWYSTFEPLGLSVETDAFATLERRTRSEGLSVTPLLVTQDIDVPVVAVAVHREPDALEEDERVGPADDSWPAFAVGSAAGLDAAAAATSALAEALQNWMELRNLGPDDAGDAGGEIGEYASFPAPVREFVDTERTVPAASVGPDPVPTGVDRLEALCSRIADTGLTPYAARLTTRDVEGIGFEAVRVLVPGAQPLFTGSPFFGERARSVPSELGFEPRLERAFHPYP; the protein is encoded by the coding sequence ATGCAAGTCTCCGTCGTCGGTGACGATCCCGTCCGGGAGGCGGTCGTCACCGCGCTCGATGATGTCGACGTCGGTGTCCGCGACGCCGCTCCGGCGGACCTGACCGACGCTCGCTTCGCGGTCGTCAGCGACGTCGCCGGCTCGGCGACGTTCGAACGTGCAAACGAGGCCGCTCGCGACGGCGGGACGCCCTGGATCGCTGTGGAGATCGGCGGGATCGGCGGCCAGCCCCTGCCGGACGTCGACGCATCGGTCTCGGGATTCGCGGCCGAAACGGGCTGTTTCGACTGTCTTCGCGCTCGCGTCGCGTCGAACCTCGAGGAACGGGCCGACGCTCCGCAGGCCGATCGCAGCGCGGCGCGGTTCGCAGGCGCGATCGCCGGTCGTGAGTGCGTCCGCGTCCTCTCGGGCGAGCAGGGATCGATCATGGGGCAGGTACTCGAGGTTCCCCACGCCCGACGGGGATTCCTGCCCGTGCCCGGCTGTGAGTGTGCGAGTGGTGACCATGATCGCGGGCTCGCACGCGATGCCGAGGCGCTCGACCTCGACGCGGCCGTCGCGGCCGCCGAACGGGCGATCGACGAGCGCGTTGGCCCGATCACGAGCATCGGCGAGATCGAGTCGTTCCCGGCACCGTACTATCTGTCGACGGTCGCGGACACCACCGCGTACAGCGACGCGAGCGCCCCGCGACAGGCGGCCGGCGTCGCCGACGACTGGAACGCGGCGCTGATGAAAGCCGTCGGCGAGGGACTCGAGCGATACTGCGCCGGCGTCTACCGCGAGGACGACTTCGTGCACGCGAGCGAGGCCGACCTCGAGAACGCGGTTTCTCCGACGGAACTGGTCCGACCGGACGACGCACCGGCGTACGAACCGGACGAGGAACACCGCTGGGTGGCGGGCGAGAACCTCGCTACCGGGGAAGTTGCACAGTTGCCCGCTGCGGCGGTCCAGTTCCCCCAGCCCGGCGAATCGCTGGTTCCGGCGATCACGACCGGACTGGGACTCGGTTCCTCGACGGTCGACGCGCTGATATCGGGGCTGACGGAAGTGATCGAGCGGGACGCGACGATGCTCGCGTGGTACTCGACGTTCGAGCCGCTCGGACTGTCCGTCGAAACGGACGCCTTCGCGACGCTCGAGCGCCGCACCCGGAGCGAGGGGCTGTCGGTGACGCCGCTGCTCGTCACGCAGGATATCGACGTCCCCGTGGTCGCCGTGGCCGTCCATCGCGAGCCGGACGCGCTCGAGGAAGACGAGCGGGTCGGGCCAGCCGACGATTCGTGGCCGGCGTTCGCGGTCGGCTCGGCGGCCGGACTCGACGCCGCGGCGGCCGCGACGTCGGCGCTAGCGGAGGCCCTCCAGAACTGGATGGAGCTCCGGAATCTCGGACCGGACGACGCCGGCGATGCGGGCGGCGAGATCGGCGAGTACGCCTCGTTCCCGGCTCCCGTCCGGGAGTTCGTCGACACCGAGCGGACGGTACCGGCGGCGAGCGTCGGCCCCGATCCCGTGCCGACGGGCGTCGATCGACTCGAGGCGCTGTGCTCGCGGATTGCCGACACCGGATTGACGCCGTACGCGGCGCGGCTGACGACCCGTGACGTCGAAGGAATCGGTTTCGAGGCGGTCCGGGTACTGGTTCCCGGCGCACAACCGCTGTTCACCGGTTCCCCCTTCTTCGGCGAGCGAGCACGGTCGGTCCCGTCGGAACTCGGGTTCGAGCCGCGCCTCGAGCGGGCGTTTCATCCGTACCCCTGA
- the cmk gene encoding (d)CMP kinase, whose protein sequence is MSVQGSSDVEIDTTLFVTISGPPGCGATTLCERLADAMGCPYVSGGDIFRELAEDRDMNLNQLIAKADESDELDRALDQRLQQIAEKWGMANKPFILESRLAGWLAGERADLRIWLDAPEDVRLARIDDRSESDAEMRVREVSEAGRYQSYYEIDIGDRSFYDLHINTARWSKTGVFNLVRTAIEEYDPERDEGSFTTPPIDI, encoded by the coding sequence ATGTCCGTCCAAGGCAGTTCAGACGTAGAGATCGACACGACGCTGTTCGTGACCATCTCCGGACCACCGGGCTGTGGTGCGACCACCCTCTGCGAACGCCTCGCCGACGCGATGGGGTGCCCGTACGTCTCGGGCGGCGACATCTTCCGCGAACTCGCCGAGGATCGAGACATGAATCTCAACCAGCTCATCGCGAAAGCCGACGAGTCCGACGAGCTCGACCGCGCGCTCGACCAGCGACTCCAGCAAATCGCCGAGAAATGGGGGATGGCCAACAAACCGTTCATCCTCGAGTCTCGGCTGGCAGGCTGGCTCGCCGGCGAACGTGCAGACCTGCGGATCTGGCTCGACGCACCGGAGGACGTCCGGCTCGCCCGAATCGACGATCGCAGCGAAAGCGACGCCGAGATGCGAGTCCGCGAGGTCAGCGAAGCCGGCCGGTATCAGTCGTACTACGAGATCGACATCGGTGACCGGTCGTTCTACGACCTGCACATCAACACCGCGCGCTGGAGCAAAACCGGCGTATTCAATCTCGTTCGAACCGCGATCGAAGAGTACGACCCAGAGCGGGACGAGGGGTCGTTCACTACGCCACCGATAGACATCTAG